The following are from one region of the Falco biarmicus isolate bFalBia1 chromosome 1, bFalBia1.pri, whole genome shotgun sequence genome:
- the FASTKD5 gene encoding FAST kinase domain-containing protein 5, mitochondrial isoform X3 yields MATVLICRRFPRLSRVTTFSTTAKCKAESGSSKSKQKKEENPESANTTTESVATIQLLNPLDYRVFYNPSAYARSRAASQQHAVRNSGQSLGDAFTSPGTAQAQHALGTASSQALPPTSSALPKAKSKPHLEQTISACLSAAQPTEEAEKERSEMHSSKEDPRVFQKGRPEYRSLSYDKSEPVEALPLEEGDSILHSVAVCQGSQSPGTSTDYFHKLSRLPVEQHAALLSEPRFNTLCRHAVKNIRLFSTSDLIDILKACVRLAVPPTHPLLNACENEFCRRVWDMNLDQLLLVADCWRCLERSVPSYLSILFSYANMHWKELTLPQFVQLVYIVGEGRRSPVDLMQKMESMILKYLDSFTLEELGAICLGLFKSLSGISDHVMRKIADRVSLQIEDMSTYALVNVLKILRYTRMDHLPLLKELGKVIPARIPNTNIQGIMHITLTCSSLHYFDEGIMAAAAMSLPSKVTYCRSKDAAKFLWSFGCLDYEPPNEEEFYSSLIEQMNRKLHEFVKFPEHLLTGLLGLAFVKRFPEELIDYAFRDQFVQKTRGSKYELKKDLFTLGKSVEIECPSYQGNRLPPQLCREITEMVLNFAEQEIYVRPEIVEAVSLLKSMLGGPKYVKSHMILPHTRSSDLEVHMDMDGHPIPFNLEDPLADKKLKDIGVSLTDDLMTQLIKGTSNSQSPIEVENDCRTHGQGRGEEARTLCTGDHAVLSGGALIAGVGLQVEPKLGHCLEATPSLTPNRQSRGVKLAIQVSNRNHYCYSSKRLLGLHRMKRRQLRQLG; encoded by the exons ATGGCTACAGTGCTAATATGCCGAAGATTTCCAAGACTGAGCAGGGTGACTACATTTTCAACTACAGCCAAGTGCAAGGCTGAGAGCGGAAGCAGCAAAagtaagcagaaaaaggaagagaaccCAGAATCAGCTAACACCACAACCGAATCTGTGGCTACAATCCAGCTGCTGAATCCACTGGACTACAGAGTATTCTATAACCCATCTGCCTATGCCAgaagcagagctgcctcccagcagcacgCTGTTAGGAACAGTGGCCAGTCTCTCGGTGACGCTTTCACCAGCCCTGGCACCGCACAGGCTCAGCATGCGCTCGGTACCGCCTCTTCTCAAGCTTTGCCACCCACCAGCAGTGCCCTGCCGAAGGCCAAGTCCAAGCCGCACTTAGAGCAGACCATCTCAGCGTGTCTCTCTGCAGCACAACCCACggaggaagcagaaaaggaaagatcagAGATGCACAGCTCCAAGGAGGACCCTCGCGTATTTCAGAAGGGGAGGCCCGAGTACAGATCTCTCAGCTACGACAAGTCTGAGCCAGTAGAGGCCCTTCCTTTAGAAGAAGGTGACTCGATTTTACACAGTGTGGCTGTATGCCAGGGCAGCCAGAGCCCAGGAACCAGCACAGATTATTTTCACAAGCTGAGTCGTTTGCCAGTGGAACAGCACGCAGCGTTGCTGTCTGAACCCAGGTTTAATACACTGTGTCGCCATGCTGTGAAAAACATCAGGTTGTTCAGTACTTCAGATCTCATTGATATTTTGAAGGCTTGCGTTCGTTTGGCTgttccacccacccaccctctGCTGAACGCGTGCGAGAATGAATTCTGCCGGCGGGTGTGGGACATGAACCTggaccagctgctgctggtggctgatTGCTGGCGCTGTCTGGAGCGTAGTGTGCCTTCCTACCTGAGCATTTTGTTCAGCTATGCCAACATGCACTGGAAAGAACTCACTTTGCCCCAGTTTGTTCAGCTTGTTTATATCGTAGGTGAAGGCCGGAGGTCACCCGTGGATTTGATGCAGAAGATGGAGAGCATGATTTTGAAGTACTTGGACTCCTTCACCTTGGAGGAGCTGGGTGCCATCTGCTTAGGGCTCTTCAAGTCCCTCAGTGGTATCTCTGACCACGTCATGAGAAAAATTGCAGACAGAGTCTCCCTACAGATAGAAGACATGAGCACTTATGCTTTGGTGAACGTGCTTAAAATACTCCGCTACACTCGCATGGATCACCTACCCCTCTTGAAGGAACTTGGGAAGGTTATTCCCGCTCGGATCCCTAACACAAACATCCAGGGCATCATGCACATCACTCTTACCTGTTCATCCCTACACTACTTTGACGAAGGCATTatggctgctgcagccatgtCTTTGCCTTCTAAGGTGACTTACTGCCGAAGCAAAGATGCTGCCAAGTTCTTGTGGTCCTTTGGATGCCTGGACTATGAACCTCCAAATGAGGAAGAGTTTTACTCCAGCCTGATAGAGCAGATGAATAGAAAACTCCATGAATTTGTGAAGTTTCCGGAGCATCTCCTTACTGGTTTGCTTGGCCTGGCATTTGTCAAACGCTTCCCAGAGGAGCTGATAGATTATGCTTTCAGGGATCAGTTTGTCCAGAAAACGAGAGGTAGTAAATATGAGCTCAAAAAGGACCTGTTCACACTTGGTAAGAGTGTCGAAATCGAGTGCCCAAGCTACCAAGGCAACCGCCTTCCACCTCAGCTTTGTCGAGAGATTACTGAGATGGTTTTGAATTTTGCAGAGCAGGAAATCTACGTCAGACCTGAAATTGTGGAAGCCGTGTCTCTTCTCAAGAGCATGTTAGGTGGCCCCAAGTATGTGAAGAGCCACATGATTCTGCCTCACACGAGATCGAGTGACCTGGAGGTTCATATGGACATGGATGGACATCCCATCCCTTTCAACTTAGAAGACCCTCTTGCAGATAAGAAACTGAAAGACATCGGAGTTAGTCTAACAGATGACTTAATGACTCAGCTTATAAAAGGGACCTCTAATAGCCAGTCCCCCATAGAAGTGGAAAATGATTGTAGAACTCATGGtcaggggagaggggaagaagcaCGAACACTGTGCACAGGGGATCATGCTGTGCTCTCAGGGGGAGCTCTTATTGCAGGTGTTGGATTGCAAGTTGAGCCTAAACTGGGGCACTGTCTTGAAGCCACCCCATCTCTTACACCAAATCGGCAGTCTCGGGGGGTGAAACTGGCTATTCAGGTGTCCAACCGAAACCACTACTGCTACAGCTCCAAGCGGCTCTTGGGACTGCACCGCATGAAACGGCGGCAGCTGCGGCAGCTGGG cTGA
- the FASTKD5 gene encoding FAST kinase domain-containing protein 5, mitochondrial isoform X2 codes for MATVLICRRFPRLSRVTTFSTTAKCKAESGSSKSKQKKEENPESANTTTESVATIQLLNPLDYRVFYNPSAYARSRAASQQHAVRNSGQSLGDAFTSPGTAQAQHALGTASSQALPPTSSALPKAKSKPHLEQTISACLSAAQPTEEAEKERSEMHSSKEDPRVFQKGRPEYRSLSYDKSEPVEALPLEEGDSILHSVAVCQGSQSPGTSTDYFHKLSRLPVEQHAALLSEPRFNTLCRHAVKNIRLFSTSDLIDILKACVRLAVPPTHPLLNACENEFCRRVWDMNLDQLLLVADCWRCLERSVPSYLSILFSYANMHWKELTLPQFVQLVYIVGEGRRSPVDLMQKMESMILKYLDSFTLEELGAICLGLFKSLSGISDHVMRKIADRVSLQIEDMSTYALVNVLKILRYTRMDHLPLLKELGKVIPARIPNTNIQGIMHITLTCSSLHYFDEGIMAAAAMSLPSKVTYCRSKDAAKFLWSFGCLDYEPPNEEEFYSSLIEQMNRKLHEFVKFPEHLLTGLLGLAFVKRFPEELIDYAFRDQFVQKTRGSKYELKKDLFTLGKSVEIECPSYQGNRLPPQLCREITEMVLNFAEQEIYVRPEIVEAVSLLKSMLGGPKYVKSHMILPHTRSSDLEVHMDMDGHPIPFNLEDPLADKKLKDIGVSLTDDLMTQLIKGTSNSQSPIEVENDCRTHGQGRGEEARTLCTGDHAVLSGGALIAGVGLQVEPKLGHCLEATPSLTPNRQSRGVKLAIQVSNRNHYCYSSKRLLGLHRMKRRQLRQLGMWPSV; via the exons ATGGCTACAGTGCTAATATGCCGAAGATTTCCAAGACTGAGCAGGGTGACTACATTTTCAACTACAGCCAAGTGCAAGGCTGAGAGCGGAAGCAGCAAAagtaagcagaaaaaggaagagaaccCAGAATCAGCTAACACCACAACCGAATCTGTGGCTACAATCCAGCTGCTGAATCCACTGGACTACAGAGTATTCTATAACCCATCTGCCTATGCCAgaagcagagctgcctcccagcagcacgCTGTTAGGAACAGTGGCCAGTCTCTCGGTGACGCTTTCACCAGCCCTGGCACCGCACAGGCTCAGCATGCGCTCGGTACCGCCTCTTCTCAAGCTTTGCCACCCACCAGCAGTGCCCTGCCGAAGGCCAAGTCCAAGCCGCACTTAGAGCAGACCATCTCAGCGTGTCTCTCTGCAGCACAACCCACggaggaagcagaaaaggaaagatcagAGATGCACAGCTCCAAGGAGGACCCTCGCGTATTTCAGAAGGGGAGGCCCGAGTACAGATCTCTCAGCTACGACAAGTCTGAGCCAGTAGAGGCCCTTCCTTTAGAAGAAGGTGACTCGATTTTACACAGTGTGGCTGTATGCCAGGGCAGCCAGAGCCCAGGAACCAGCACAGATTATTTTCACAAGCTGAGTCGTTTGCCAGTGGAACAGCACGCAGCGTTGCTGTCTGAACCCAGGTTTAATACACTGTGTCGCCATGCTGTGAAAAACATCAGGTTGTTCAGTACTTCAGATCTCATTGATATTTTGAAGGCTTGCGTTCGTTTGGCTgttccacccacccaccctctGCTGAACGCGTGCGAGAATGAATTCTGCCGGCGGGTGTGGGACATGAACCTggaccagctgctgctggtggctgatTGCTGGCGCTGTCTGGAGCGTAGTGTGCCTTCCTACCTGAGCATTTTGTTCAGCTATGCCAACATGCACTGGAAAGAACTCACTTTGCCCCAGTTTGTTCAGCTTGTTTATATCGTAGGTGAAGGCCGGAGGTCACCCGTGGATTTGATGCAGAAGATGGAGAGCATGATTTTGAAGTACTTGGACTCCTTCACCTTGGAGGAGCTGGGTGCCATCTGCTTAGGGCTCTTCAAGTCCCTCAGTGGTATCTCTGACCACGTCATGAGAAAAATTGCAGACAGAGTCTCCCTACAGATAGAAGACATGAGCACTTATGCTTTGGTGAACGTGCTTAAAATACTCCGCTACACTCGCATGGATCACCTACCCCTCTTGAAGGAACTTGGGAAGGTTATTCCCGCTCGGATCCCTAACACAAACATCCAGGGCATCATGCACATCACTCTTACCTGTTCATCCCTACACTACTTTGACGAAGGCATTatggctgctgcagccatgtCTTTGCCTTCTAAGGTGACTTACTGCCGAAGCAAAGATGCTGCCAAGTTCTTGTGGTCCTTTGGATGCCTGGACTATGAACCTCCAAATGAGGAAGAGTTTTACTCCAGCCTGATAGAGCAGATGAATAGAAAACTCCATGAATTTGTGAAGTTTCCGGAGCATCTCCTTACTGGTTTGCTTGGCCTGGCATTTGTCAAACGCTTCCCAGAGGAGCTGATAGATTATGCTTTCAGGGATCAGTTTGTCCAGAAAACGAGAGGTAGTAAATATGAGCTCAAAAAGGACCTGTTCACACTTGGTAAGAGTGTCGAAATCGAGTGCCCAAGCTACCAAGGCAACCGCCTTCCACCTCAGCTTTGTCGAGAGATTACTGAGATGGTTTTGAATTTTGCAGAGCAGGAAATCTACGTCAGACCTGAAATTGTGGAAGCCGTGTCTCTTCTCAAGAGCATGTTAGGTGGCCCCAAGTATGTGAAGAGCCACATGATTCTGCCTCACACGAGATCGAGTGACCTGGAGGTTCATATGGACATGGATGGACATCCCATCCCTTTCAACTTAGAAGACCCTCTTGCAGATAAGAAACTGAAAGACATCGGAGTTAGTCTAACAGATGACTTAATGACTCAGCTTATAAAAGGGACCTCTAATAGCCAGTCCCCCATAGAAGTGGAAAATGATTGTAGAACTCATGGtcaggggagaggggaagaagcaCGAACACTGTGCACAGGGGATCATGCTGTGCTCTCAGGGGGAGCTCTTATTGCAGGTGTTGGATTGCAAGTTGAGCCTAAACTGGGGCACTGTCTTGAAGCCACCCCATCTCTTACACCAAATCGGCAGTCTCGGGGGGTGAAACTGGCTATTCAGGTGTCCAACCGAAACCACTACTGCTACAGCTCCAAGCGGCTCTTGGGACTGCACCGCATGAAACGGCGGCAGCTGCGGCAGCTGGG GATGTGGCCCAGTGTCTGA
- the FASTKD5 gene encoding FAST kinase domain-containing protein 5, mitochondrial isoform X1: MATVLICRRFPRLSRVTTFSTTAKCKAESGSSKSKQKKEENPESANTTTESVATIQLLNPLDYRVFYNPSAYARSRAASQQHAVRNSGQSLGDAFTSPGTAQAQHALGTASSQALPPTSSALPKAKSKPHLEQTISACLSAAQPTEEAEKERSEMHSSKEDPRVFQKGRPEYRSLSYDKSEPVEALPLEEGDSILHSVAVCQGSQSPGTSTDYFHKLSRLPVEQHAALLSEPRFNTLCRHAVKNIRLFSTSDLIDILKACVRLAVPPTHPLLNACENEFCRRVWDMNLDQLLLVADCWRCLERSVPSYLSILFSYANMHWKELTLPQFVQLVYIVGEGRRSPVDLMQKMESMILKYLDSFTLEELGAICLGLFKSLSGISDHVMRKIADRVSLQIEDMSTYALVNVLKILRYTRMDHLPLLKELGKVIPARIPNTNIQGIMHITLTCSSLHYFDEGIMAAAAMSLPSKVTYCRSKDAAKFLWSFGCLDYEPPNEEEFYSSLIEQMNRKLHEFVKFPEHLLTGLLGLAFVKRFPEELIDYAFRDQFVQKTRGSKYELKKDLFTLGKSVEIECPSYQGNRLPPQLCREITEMVLNFAEQEIYVRPEIVEAVSLLKSMLGGPKYVKSHMILPHTRSSDLEVHMDMDGHPIPFNLEDPLADKKLKDIGVSLTDDLMTQLIKGTSNSQSPIEVENDCRTHGQGRGEEARTLCTGDHAVLSGGALIAGVGLQVEPKLGHCLEATPSLTPNRQSRGVKLAIQVSNRNHYCYSSKRLLGLHRMKRRQLRQLGYVVVELPFWEWFPLLRRTRLEKLSYLHYKVFDPALLSRAG; this comes from the coding sequence ATGGCTACAGTGCTAATATGCCGAAGATTTCCAAGACTGAGCAGGGTGACTACATTTTCAACTACAGCCAAGTGCAAGGCTGAGAGCGGAAGCAGCAAAagtaagcagaaaaaggaagagaaccCAGAATCAGCTAACACCACAACCGAATCTGTGGCTACAATCCAGCTGCTGAATCCACTGGACTACAGAGTATTCTATAACCCATCTGCCTATGCCAgaagcagagctgcctcccagcagcacgCTGTTAGGAACAGTGGCCAGTCTCTCGGTGACGCTTTCACCAGCCCTGGCACCGCACAGGCTCAGCATGCGCTCGGTACCGCCTCTTCTCAAGCTTTGCCACCCACCAGCAGTGCCCTGCCGAAGGCCAAGTCCAAGCCGCACTTAGAGCAGACCATCTCAGCGTGTCTCTCTGCAGCACAACCCACggaggaagcagaaaaggaaagatcagAGATGCACAGCTCCAAGGAGGACCCTCGCGTATTTCAGAAGGGGAGGCCCGAGTACAGATCTCTCAGCTACGACAAGTCTGAGCCAGTAGAGGCCCTTCCTTTAGAAGAAGGTGACTCGATTTTACACAGTGTGGCTGTATGCCAGGGCAGCCAGAGCCCAGGAACCAGCACAGATTATTTTCACAAGCTGAGTCGTTTGCCAGTGGAACAGCACGCAGCGTTGCTGTCTGAACCCAGGTTTAATACACTGTGTCGCCATGCTGTGAAAAACATCAGGTTGTTCAGTACTTCAGATCTCATTGATATTTTGAAGGCTTGCGTTCGTTTGGCTgttccacccacccaccctctGCTGAACGCGTGCGAGAATGAATTCTGCCGGCGGGTGTGGGACATGAACCTggaccagctgctgctggtggctgatTGCTGGCGCTGTCTGGAGCGTAGTGTGCCTTCCTACCTGAGCATTTTGTTCAGCTATGCCAACATGCACTGGAAAGAACTCACTTTGCCCCAGTTTGTTCAGCTTGTTTATATCGTAGGTGAAGGCCGGAGGTCACCCGTGGATTTGATGCAGAAGATGGAGAGCATGATTTTGAAGTACTTGGACTCCTTCACCTTGGAGGAGCTGGGTGCCATCTGCTTAGGGCTCTTCAAGTCCCTCAGTGGTATCTCTGACCACGTCATGAGAAAAATTGCAGACAGAGTCTCCCTACAGATAGAAGACATGAGCACTTATGCTTTGGTGAACGTGCTTAAAATACTCCGCTACACTCGCATGGATCACCTACCCCTCTTGAAGGAACTTGGGAAGGTTATTCCCGCTCGGATCCCTAACACAAACATCCAGGGCATCATGCACATCACTCTTACCTGTTCATCCCTACACTACTTTGACGAAGGCATTatggctgctgcagccatgtCTTTGCCTTCTAAGGTGACTTACTGCCGAAGCAAAGATGCTGCCAAGTTCTTGTGGTCCTTTGGATGCCTGGACTATGAACCTCCAAATGAGGAAGAGTTTTACTCCAGCCTGATAGAGCAGATGAATAGAAAACTCCATGAATTTGTGAAGTTTCCGGAGCATCTCCTTACTGGTTTGCTTGGCCTGGCATTTGTCAAACGCTTCCCAGAGGAGCTGATAGATTATGCTTTCAGGGATCAGTTTGTCCAGAAAACGAGAGGTAGTAAATATGAGCTCAAAAAGGACCTGTTCACACTTGGTAAGAGTGTCGAAATCGAGTGCCCAAGCTACCAAGGCAACCGCCTTCCACCTCAGCTTTGTCGAGAGATTACTGAGATGGTTTTGAATTTTGCAGAGCAGGAAATCTACGTCAGACCTGAAATTGTGGAAGCCGTGTCTCTTCTCAAGAGCATGTTAGGTGGCCCCAAGTATGTGAAGAGCCACATGATTCTGCCTCACACGAGATCGAGTGACCTGGAGGTTCATATGGACATGGATGGACATCCCATCCCTTTCAACTTAGAAGACCCTCTTGCAGATAAGAAACTGAAAGACATCGGAGTTAGTCTAACAGATGACTTAATGACTCAGCTTATAAAAGGGACCTCTAATAGCCAGTCCCCCATAGAAGTGGAAAATGATTGTAGAACTCATGGtcaggggagaggggaagaagcaCGAACACTGTGCACAGGGGATCATGCTGTGCTCTCAGGGGGAGCTCTTATTGCAGGTGTTGGATTGCAAGTTGAGCCTAAACTGGGGCACTGTCTTGAAGCCACCCCATCTCTTACACCAAATCGGCAGTCTCGGGGGGTGAAACTGGCTATTCAGGTGTCCAACCGAAACCACTACTGCTACAGCTCCAAGCGGCTCTTGGGACTGCACCGCATGAAACGGCGGCAGCTGCGGCAGCTGGGGTACGTGGTGGTTGAGCTTCCCTTCTGGGAATGGTTTCCTCTGCTCAGACGCACACGTTTGGAGAAACTGAGCTACCTCCATTACAAAGTGTTTGACCCAGCGCTGCTTAGCAGGGCTGGCTAG